The sequence tgtgtataatgcTTGGTTCGTTAACTTTATCTGTCAATAGGTGAGAGCAAAGCTTTCAACTTTTGGATTTGGTGGGCCCACTGAAGTAACCTGTGGTGGTAATGCTCTGAAGTTCTATGCTTCTGTACGCCTAAACATAAGAAGGGTAGGGTTTATCAAGAAGGGAGAAGAGGTATGGCTGTTCATCCTTTTCTCAACCTGTGAATTTGAAACCGTGTCAAGATGAGGAACTTTTGTGATACTTAATTACCAAACTAGGTGGAATAGACTAAATTTGCATTAGCTCCACCCCGCTTTGGGCTCCTCTAGACAATATATTCTTGGCTTTGATTCTGGTCTTGTTCATTGTTTTTCAAACAAGGTGCCAGACATGCAACAAAGCTTACGACGCTTGCTGGTGTAAGCTTTTGCTTGAACAGGATACAGGCTTGATCTATGATGGCAGAAAATAATAGGGTTGACAAAGGAATTGAAAAGAGAGGGATGGATTCCTCTATTTTGCAAATCAGTGTATCTTGTTACAGAGAGTTTTCTGGAAGTGACTGTTAGTTCCCTCACCGTTTCTTGGCTTGAGATCTGTTTGTTTTAACCACCTCTGCATGCTTAGTCGCCCATGAAGACATTTAGAAGATTGTTGTTGACAATTGGTTTATGTCTCATTCAAGATGAGTAAACAAGTGAAATGAATGACCTCGGATCTCGTGACTTTTGACTATACATTGCCTTTGGATCTCGTATCTGTCTATATTTTGGATTGAAGCTGGTTTACTCTTTGGTTTTTTGTTCAGAAATGGTGAAGGGATGGGGTGGGGGAAGCAAGAAGTGCAGATTGTAGATTATTAGGTTTTAATCTCAACAATTATACATTTTTGGTTACAGAGGTTCGCATTACTTTGTCTTCTTGGTGTCGAAGTGCTGGTTcttaccttttcttcttttgcagaCAACAGGAACTCAAGTTCAAGTGAAGATAGCGAAGAATAAGCTTGCCCCTCCATTTAAAACTGTTCAATTTGAGCTTGAGTTTGGCAAGGGAATAAGTCGTGAATCGGAGATCATAGAATTGGCAGTGAAACACAAATTCATCAAGAAAAATGGTGCATTTTATGACTGTAATGGTCGCAAGTACCATGGCAAGGAAGCATTGAGGGAGTTTCTAGCTCATAATGATGATGTCCAGGAAGAGCTTATGATGAAGCTCAGGGAGAAGCTACTTGAAGCTGAGACTGATCAGGAACTGAAAGATGAGACTACAGATGGAGAACCAACCCAAGAAACCATCCCACCTGATTCTACCAATGAAGAAGTATTTGCCGCAGCTGAAGCATATACATGAACGACCTCAGAACTGTAGATGGAGGTTTATTCTGCTCAATCCCATGGCATCGCCCAGTTTTCTATGGAGTCCTGCCATCCCATCTCCTGCTCATCAACAGCACCAGGATTTCCAGTGGGCACAAATTGAAGGATTCGGAAGGCCTCAGGTTTATTATAACTAAAAACCGCCCTAGCTTGTGACAGGACACATGGTTTATGATTGTGCCGCAGCTGAGATTTTTTAATCGTCAGTGTAGGTTTTGGCTCTAGAATGGATCAAAGTTTTGCGGGTCTAGATGAGCTACTGCTGAAAATGCAGGGCGATTGCCAAAATTCATGAAATGTACACCTAAACTATGTCTGTGAATGGGgccagttttttatttttatttagtaattaaaaatCCAGCGCAGTATGCTATTCAATGCATCCCTGTCATTGTGTTTTTATGTGTGTGCTTTTTGGTGAACTGAGGCTAGGGCATCGTGGTTGGTCGGAACAGATAAAAATGCCGTCCATGCTAGTAAATAAATCCTTCTCCTCGTTGTGGTTTCAGCTCCATACTGTCGGCCATGATTCCGTCGCCTATAAATATCGGTGATCGCACAATCCGGTTTTGCCCTAAGCTCTTAAATTATATCTCAACTTTGTACCTTTAAATTCATTTCATGGAAATCCGACTTGGAAACAAATTCAGCTACACGTCTTACAATACAATTCCTTATACGGttctaatgcttgtttgataatatattcAAGCTATCTGAATTTCTGTTGATAAATTAATCAAGCCGTACATACAATTTAGAACATAATACTATACTTTAAAAGTGTTGGACAAAACATCAAATATGTATTGTGGACATAGATAGATTCATTATATTGTGGACCACACTATAGATATAGAGTATTTATACTATGGATGATATTTTAGTGTTTGAAAGTGTTGTCTTTTctgtttattaataaaaaaaataatgttaattaaaGAGATAAGTTGATAGGAAATAGTCATTGATAAGAGGTTAACGCTCTCGGATGattggtgaaaaaaataatattaattaaatagacAAGTTGATAAGAGATAGTTATTGATAAGAGGTTTACGCACATATataattggtgaaaaaaaacaagttgataGAAGATAGTTATtgacaaaatattaatattctcaaataattactgaaaataataatgtaaattaaaaaaaaaagtggatagaaaatagtaattaagaagaaaagcaGATGTAACACTCACAATTcatttataaatacaaaaaattacaatattatattaattttgttgaaGGTCATAATATTGCCATAATATTGCATTATGGTGTGTGCAAATCAATGGTCTTTCTAGGAATTTGCATGAGATTGGGATTCGGTTCGAGAGTGGTTGGGACGAGGCTCAATTGTTGGGGGCCCAAAGAACAAGAGAAGGATTTCTGTTTGGGCTTGGTACAAACAGAATGCTATTTTAAatggataattttatttttttcctgctGTGCTATCTTCTTCACTTGTATATCTCCTTTTCCGCTCTTAGTTGACGATGCTTTTATCGCATATGGGAAATAACTGAGTTatgaaaaacattgttttatgaatttttaaatgttttttattaaatttaaagctgtttttatgttttaaaagtatttttaaaaataatttaaattttttattaacttcaaattaatatgtttttaatatttttaaattatttagatatattgatgttaaaaataatttttaaaaaataaaaaaaaaaacattaaaatatattctcaCAAAGAAAAGATGAAAGCTGGCAAGATAGTTGTCGATAAAGCACCCAGTAGTTGATGACGCTTCTGTTCACGAAGAGGTAAATGGCTATTTAGTAGACTTTCCTGACTGGTGCATTTAACATTTGTTTGATTCGATTCTTTTTAAGAAGTGCTTTTATGTCCGTCACCGTCACGTAGTTGCGAGCTGAGCATGGCACTAAGCCGTAATCGGTAGATTCGCTCTCTATTCTCTGTTTTGGCACCAGCAGCTTTTAATCATTTGAAAGTCTTTTCTTTGGGAAATCGTTCGAATATATCATCCTTGAAGGGCGTTAAGAGAGAAATCATTCTTGTAGTCTTTCTAGATAAGCTGTTCTTATGTTCATGATGTAAAATTATGAACTTTTAATCTTTCCTAGACTGGCAATGAACCACGCTGGCCCCGTTCTGTTGGAAACTTCAATCTCTAAGCTGGAGCTTGCCTGCCTTcgtcttttgtttatttaccaTATTAGGATAGCATACTTGAAATTAAACATAGAATTTTAATTGCAATTGTTTGTTATAAGGGGAAGAAGAGGCCTATCTCGAAGCACTGAGAGTGATGAGGACAAGCTAGAAGAGCAGTCTATGATTCCCAACTGATTGCAACTCGAGATATCAATAATTTCTACTCGCCAAGCTCTGGACAAGATAATCGTGAGGAAGAAAGGCTTCCTCGGATTTCATAGTACACTGGAGATCAAGAAAAAAGCATCCAATATCAAGGATAGTAGCCGAAGTAATCATCTTCTCCTGCTTCAATGCAAAGGGTAGGATTAGCCATAGTGGGCTGGAACTACATGTAATAATCATGGTAAAATCTTGCAAAGTTGATATAATTTATCAGGTGTTTTTGGCCCTTCTTTCATGTGATTCTTGCCCATGCGAGCTTATAAGATCTGTTTctatttccatgaaaaaatatgaaataaaaattgcttGAGGCTTCGTTACTGACCATCCACAGCAAATAGAATGCACGAGTTCATCTTTTAAGGCCGGAACACGACCAAAATAGCACTGTCACTGTCCTCATCCGCATGATTCATCAGATAACGCATGCAAGTATTTTGTCCTATCATTGATTTCAAAATCTAAACATTGAAAAACTCTGATATTCCATGTCTTTTTTGTCTCGACTAAAAATCTGTAATAAAAAAGATACCAAACGCCaatgaaaaaaatcagattCGAAATTTTCATACTCGGACGTGTAGTTGCTTCGTaaccaattattttttggattccgAACACCATGGTGAGCTGACTATCAGCAAATTGTTTCCAAGTCAAATTATCACCATGATGTGCTACAAGTGATGTTTACGATTTCAATACAATCTAGTATCTTGAAGCGCACCACTACCTAGCTGGGTTTACCCTTAGTCCTGCTGTAAGGTTGCcttcattaatttcaaaacaacagCTGCTAATTCAGTTTGATGTGAAGTGTAGCTATGATTTGCTCCTTCTATGATGTGTAGACTGTGATTTGGTATGATCTTGGCAAACTCTAATGCGTCCTCCACTGGGATGATTTCATCAGCAGATCCATGAATAGTGAAGACCCTGCATGCAGAATAGTGGTCATGAAGGCACAAACAATACACAGACAGAGACACACCAGTGTAGAATGCATTATAAAGCATTGACAGAAATTGAAAATAGATTAAACAGAACAAGAAGCGAGCAATTGGCTATAACAAAGAACTTGCCAATCTAGGAACTAAAGAGATGCAGCAGCACTTCTTTGGATAAAAAATGTGTCATCGCCTGAATTATGTTTCAAGCAACATCATCAAAACGGATTTCCAGCAGCAACAAACAGGGAGAAGACCAAATTGTTTATTTG is a genomic window of Populus alba chromosome 18, ASM523922v2, whole genome shotgun sequence containing:
- the LOC118054154 gene encoding DNA repair protein recA homolog 3, mitochondrial isoform X5: MWFGRSEAPKNVPVVSTGSFALDIALGCGGFPKGRVVEIFGPEASGKTTLALHVIAEAQKQGGYCVFMDAEHALDSSLAKAIGVNTENLLLSQPDCGEQALSLVDTLIRSGSVDVVVVDSVSKVAALVPKSELDGEMGDAHMAMQARLMSQALRKLSHSLSQSQTVLIFINQVRAKLSTFGFGGPTEVTCGGNALKFYASVRLNIRRVGFIKKGEETTGTQVQVKIAKNKLAPPFKTVQFELEFGKGISRESEIIELAVKHKFIKKNGAFYDCNGRKYHGKEALREFLAHNDDVQEELMMKLREKLLEAETDQELKDETTDGEPTQETIPPDSTNEEVFAAAEAYT